From a single Lates calcarifer isolate ASB-BC8 linkage group LG12, TLL_Latcal_v3, whole genome shotgun sequence genomic region:
- the LOC127143129 gene encoding uncharacterized protein LOC127143129: protein MLMCRELEPGILHPEGWAEAVYQKPAVSPPPEDSCRQLQSDPPSASDSWIHLHSSTTHDVISRAVSWSYGCGHFQYLHLTSNLCKPAPSSTNQPPSDSASSLQQPSAALASTCRQQTADTRLSIGNQQHPPLPNSTCSLCKPTAILHPQLQPPPVASDVSPPKMSGNYLNCHRFTCHRPASIRLKLCLLTTTATCCSSLHLQTAETMLRLQPIMTNFANLHLQPRLASCSFLHLQIQADSHSPTLHLHLASNIHWCLHLQMLAAT, encoded by the exons ATGCTGATGTGTAGAGAGCTGGAACCTGGAATCCTCCACCCAGAGGGTTGGGCTGAGGCTGTCTACCAGAAACCTGCAGTATCACCTCCACCTGAAGATTCCTGCAGACAGCTTCAGTCCGATCCTCCATCTGCCTCTGACAGTTGGATTCATCTCCATTCTTCAACTACACAT GATGTTATCAGCAGAGCTGTGTCATGGTCTTATGGATGTGGCCATTTCCAGTATCTCCACCTCACCTCCAACCTCTGCAAGCCAGCTCCATCCTCCACCAACCAGCCACCGTCGgactctgcctcctccctccaacagccatctgctgctctagcctccacctgcagacagcagacagctgacaCCAGACTCTCCATCGGCAACCAACAACATCCACCTTTGCCAAACTCCACCTGCAGCCTCTGCAAGCCAACTGCCATCCTCCACCCACAGCTTCAGCCTCCACCTGTAGCTTCAGATGTATCTCCACCCAAAATGTCAGGAAATTATCTGAATTGCCACCGCTTCACCTGCCACCGTCCAGCCAGCATCAGACTTAAACTCTGCTTACTCACTACAACAGCTACCTGCTGCtccagcctccacctgcagacagctGAGACCATGCTCCGTCTACAACCAATTATGACCAACTTTGCCAACCTCCACCTCCAACCTCGGCTGGCATCCTGCAgcttcctccacctgcagattCAAGCAGACAGCCACAGTCCAACCCTCCACCTACATCTTGCCAGCAACATCCACTGGTGTCTCCATCTGCAGATGCTTGCAGCAACCTGA
- the LOC108899662 gene encoding LOW QUALITY PROTEIN: interferon-induced GTP-binding protein Mx-like (The sequence of the model RefSeq protein was modified relative to this genomic sequence to represent the inferred CDS: deleted 2 bases in 2 codons): MNTLNQQYEEKVRPCIDLIDSLRSLGVEKDLALPAIAVIGDQSSGKSSVLEALSGVALPRGSGIVTRCPLELKMKRKKEGERWHGKISHQYYREEIDDPADVEKKIREAQDELAGVGVGISDDLISLEIASPDVPDLTLIDLPGIARVAVKGQPENIGDQIKRLIQKFIKRQETISLVVVPCNVDIATTEALKMAQEVDPDGERTLGILTKPDLVDKGTEETVVDIVHNEVIHLKKGYMIVKCRGQKEIQEKVSLTEAMEREKAFFQDHVHFHTLYNDGHATVPKLAEKLTLELVHHIERSLPRLEEQIEEKLAQTQAEMERYGNGPPTDAAERLVYLIDKVTAFTQDAINLAAGEELQCGDKLNVFSTLRREFGRWNIHLDQSGLNGNKRIDREVEEYEERYRGRELPGFINYKTFEVMVKEQIKQLEEPAVQKLKDIGDAVRKAFIQLAHSSFIGFPNLMKTAKAKVEAIKQEKESTAESMLRTQFKMEMMVYSQDRTYSSSLSDRKREEKEEKKGDGLLALLQLYDRFLLSDGDDCLLLNSKAYSSSLSESKREEDKEDVDNNHESKTFLVDECIRTHSMDCHATFQQLKLHLKSYYKIASQRLADQIPLVIRYQMLQESAVQLQREMLQMLQDKENVEFLLKEDFDTGSKRAALQSCLKRLMKARTYLVEF; the protein is encoded by the exons ATGAACACCCTGAACCAACAGTATGAGGAGAAGGTGCGTCCCTGCATTGACCTCATAGACTCTCTTCGCTCTCTCGGTGTGGAGAAGGACCTGGCGTTGCCTGCTATCGCCGTGATAGGAGACCAAAGCTCGGGGAAAAGCTCTGTGCTGGAGGCGCTGTCAGGGGTGGCTCTACCAAGAGGAAGTG GAATTGTGACAAGATGTCCTCTcgaactgaaaatgaaaagaaaaaaagaaggagagaggtggCATGGAAAGATAAGCCACCAATACTATAGGGAAGAGATTGACGACCCAGCAGATGTGGAGAAAAAGATTCGAGAAG ctcaggaTGAACTGGCTGGGGTCGGTGTGGGGATCAGTGACGACCTGATCAGTCTGGAGATCGCCTCTCCTGATGTTCCAGATCTGACACTCATTGACCTGCCTGGCATCGCCAGGGTGGCTGTAAAAGGACAACCAGAGAATATTGGAGATCAG ATAAAGAGACTGATCCAGAAGTTCATCAAAAGACAAGAAACCATCAGCCTGGTGGTTGTTCCATGCAACGTGGACATAGCAACCACAGAGGCTTTGAAGATGGCACAGGAGGTGGATCCTGATGGAGAGAGGACTTTGG GTATCTTGACCAAGCCTGATCTGGTGGACAAAGGCACAGAAGAGACAGTGGTTGACATTGTCCATAATGAGGTCATCCACCTGAAGAAGGGCTACATGATCGTCAAGTGCAGGGGTCAGAAAGAGATC CAGGAGAAGGTGTCTCTGACTGAAgcaatggaaagagagaaagcctTCTTCCAAGATCATGTTCATTTCCA CACTCTCTATAATGACGGCCATGCCACC GTTCCTAAACTGGCTGAGAAGCTCACACTTGAGTTGGTGCATCACATTGAG agatCTCTGCCTCGACTAGAAGAGCAGATAGAAGAGAAACTAGCACAGACtcaggcagagatggagagatatGGCAATGGGCCGCCAACTGATGCAGCTGAGAGACTCGTCTACCTCATTGAT AAAGTGACAGCATTCACCCAAGACGCCATCAATCTGGCTGCAGGAGAGGAGCTCCAGTGTGGAGACAAACTCAATGTCTTTTCCACACTCAGAAGAGAGTTTGGGAGGTGGAACATCCACTTGGACCAATCAGGGCTAAACG gtAACAAAAGAATTGATAGAGAAGTGGAGGAGTATGAAGAGAGGTACCGTGGGAGAGAGCTGCCGGGCTTCATCAACTACAAGACCTTTGAGGTCATGGTCAAGGAGCAGATCAAACAGCTGGAAGAACCAGCTGTCCAGAAACTCAAGGATATTGGAG ATGCTGTTAGGAAGGCCTTCATACAGCTGGCCCACAGTAGCTTCATTGGATTTCCTAACCTCATGAAAACAGCCAAG GCAAAGGTTGAAGCcattaaacaagaaaaagagTCCACTGCAGAGTCCATGCTGAGAACCCAGTTCAAGATGGAGATGATGGTTTATTCCCAGGACAGAAcctacagcagcagtttgagtgacagaaagagagaggagaaggaggagaagaaaggggaTGGACTCTTGGCACTTCTTCAATTATATGACAGG TTTCTTTTGTCTGATGGAGATGATTGTTTACTGCTGAACTCCAAAGcctacagcagcagtttgagtgagagcaagagagaagagGACAAGGAAGATGTTGATAATAATCATGAAAGTAAAACCTTTCTAGTTGATGAATGTATCAGAACACACAGCATGGATTGTCATGCAACATTTCAGCAGCTAAAGTTGCATCTGAAGTCCTATTACAAA ATTGCCAGCCAGCGTCTGGCTGACCAGATCCCGCTGGTGATTCGCTACCAGATGTTGCAGGAGTCTGCTGTCCAGCTGCAGAGGGAGATGCTGCAGATGCTCCAGGATAAAGAGAATGTGGAGTTCTTGTTGAAGGAGGACTTTGACACTGGCAGCAAGAGGGCTGCTTTGCAGAGTTGCCTCAAACGCCTCATGAAGGCCCGCACATACCTGGTGGAGTTCTAG
- the synpra gene encoding LOW QUALITY PROTEIN: synaptoporin (The sequence of the model RefSeq protein was modified relative to this genomic sequence to represent the inferred CDS: deleted 1 base in 1 codon), with protein sequence MDTANQLASTGTFQVLKLPLGFIRVLEWLFAIFAFATCGGYSGQLRVSVDCMEKASQNLSIGIDFAYPFRLYQVSFEAPVCEGMRRERVFLIGDYSSSAEFFVTIAVFAFLYSLMATVVYIFFQNKYRDNNRGPLIDFIVTVVFSFMWLVSSSAWAKALSDVKVATDPDEVQLLISACKIQTNKCGSVHGSRWSGLNTSVVFGFLNFVLWAGNIWFVFKETGWHKGSSRLAAGASEKQAGTFNQQPYNQGSFDQSGSYNTQGNFGQPSEYSQVGGPTSYSNQM encoded by the exons ATGGACACCGCCAATCAG CTTGCATCTACGGGGACATTTCAAGTGCTAAAATTACCTCTGGGATTTATCCGTGTTTTGGAATGG ctttttgccatttttgcctTCGCGACATGTGGGGGCTATTCTGGGCAGCTGCGGGTTAGCGTGGACTGCATGGAGAAGGCCAGTCAG AACCTTAGCATTGGCATTGACTTCGCTTATCCTTTCAG GTTGTATCAGGTGTCCTTTGAAGCGCCCGTGTGTGAGGGCATGAGGAGGGAGCGTGTGTTCCTCATTGGAGACTATTCATCCTCTGCAGAGTTCTTCGTCACCATTGCGGTGTTTGCCTTCCTGTATTCCCTGATGGCCACTGTCGTCTATATCTTCTTCCAGAACAAGTATCGTGACAACAATCGAGGACCACTCATT GACTTTATAGTGACCGTGGTCTTCTCCTTCATGTGGCTGGTCAGTTCTTCTGCCTGGGCGAAGGCTCTGTCTGATGTCAAAGTGGCCACTGATCCAGATGAGGTGcagctcctcatctctgcctgcAAAATCCAGACCAACAAGTGTGGCTCTGTGCACGGATCGCGCTGGTCCGGACTCAACACCTCAGTG gTTTTTGGGTTCCTCAACTTTGTTCTATGGGCTGGAAACATCTGGTTTGTCTTTAAGGAGACAGGTTGGCACAAGGGTTCTTCAAGGTTGGCGGCCGGGGCGTCTGAGAAACAGGCCGGCACCTTTAACCAGCAGCCCTACAACCAGGGAAGCTTTGACCAGTCAGGGAGCTACAACACCCAGGGAAACTTCGGCCAGCCGTCTGAGTACAGCCAGGTGGGGGGGCCCACTTCATACTCCAATCAAATGTAG